Proteins from a single region of Rhodospirillales bacterium:
- a CDS encoding threonine synthase — protein sequence MRYVSTRGTAPALSFDDVVLAGLAQDGGLYVPETWPTLSRDALQGMRRLSYPERAARVLALFAQPSLSEDELAMLSEDAYRAFDGYPDVAPLKQIGADEWLLELFHGPTLAFKDFALQVLGRLFDLVLSRRGERITIVGATSGDTGSAAIEACRDRDSLDIFILHPKDRVSDVQRRQMTTVESPNVHNIAIEGTFDDCQDLVKALFNDAEFRRRHRLAAVNSINWARIAAQIVYYVHAVLDLNAGEHPVAFAVPTGNFGNVFAAYSAARMGLPIEQLIIGSNRNDILPRFFATGRMEIGDVFPTLSPSMDIQISSNFERFLFEVLDRNGASVVERMDSLRAQRGFEVDAAQFARACSSFVAARFDDAQTKETMRVLFEETGELLDPHTAIGVAAGRSWRRPDGVPLVSVATAHPAKFPDAVQAATGVRPTLPKRLADLMRRDEHYSVLPADVDALRQTIAAKATTKGATA from the coding sequence GTGCGCTATGTGAGTACCCGCGGCACGGCCCCCGCTCTTTCCTTCGATGATGTCGTGCTTGCTGGGCTTGCCCAGGACGGCGGCCTTTATGTTCCTGAGACATGGCCGACGCTTTCGCGCGATGCGCTACAGGGCATGCGGCGCCTGTCTTACCCGGAGCGCGCCGCCCGCGTGCTTGCTCTCTTCGCCCAGCCGTCTCTCAGCGAGGACGAGTTGGCGATGCTGTCAGAGGATGCGTACCGAGCCTTTGATGGCTACCCTGACGTGGCGCCATTAAAGCAGATCGGTGCCGATGAATGGCTGCTCGAGCTGTTTCATGGCCCCACGCTTGCCTTCAAGGATTTTGCCCTCCAGGTGTTGGGTCGCCTGTTCGACCTCGTGCTGTCGCGCCGCGGAGAGCGGATCACCATCGTCGGGGCAACCTCGGGAGATACCGGATCGGCGGCGATCGAAGCCTGTCGAGACCGGGATTCGCTCGATATCTTCATTCTGCACCCGAAGGATCGGGTTTCGGACGTGCAACGCCGGCAGATGACGACAGTTGAATCACCGAACGTGCATAACATCGCCATCGAGGGCACGTTCGACGACTGCCAGGATCTGGTCAAGGCGCTATTCAACGACGCGGAATTCCGTCGCCGCCACCGTCTCGCCGCGGTCAATTCGATAAACTGGGCGCGGATCGCAGCGCAGATCGTCTATTACGTTCACGCCGTGCTGGACCTGAACGCGGGCGAGCATCCCGTCGCGTTCGCGGTACCGACGGGAAATTTCGGCAACGTGTTTGCGGCTTACAGCGCGGCTCGCATGGGACTGCCGATCGAGCAGCTTATCATCGGATCGAACCGCAACGACATCCTGCCACGGTTCTTCGCGACCGGGCGGATGGAAATCGGCGACGTCTTCCCCACTTTAAGTCCCAGCATGGACATCCAGATTTCCAGCAATTTTGAACGCTTCTTGTTTGAGGTCCTCGATCGCAACGGGGCCTCGGTTGTGGAGCGGATGGATAGCTTGCGCGCGCAGCGCGGGTTCGAGGTTGATGCCGCTCAGTTCGCCCGCGCGTGCTCGAGTTTCGTCGCTGCGCGCTTCGACGACGCGCAGACGAAGGAAACGATGCGCGTCCTCTTCGAGGAAACAGGCGAGCTTCTCGATCCGCACACCGCCATCGGCGTCGCTGCCGGGCGATCTTGGCGGCGCCCGGACGGAGTGCCCCTGGTATCGGTGGCGACGGCGCATCCGGCAAAGTTTCCCGATGCCGTTCAGGCGGCGACGGGGGTGCGCCCGACCCTACCAAAACGACTCGCTGATTTGATGCGACGAGACGAGCATTACAGCGTGCTGCCGGCCGACGTGGATGCCTTGCGTCAGACGATCGCGGCAAAAGCAACCACAAAAGGAGCAACGGCATGA
- a CDS encoding protein-tyrosine-phosphatase, with amino-acid sequence MNTEITNPRISHPLLPYSITICGLSELRLHADAGVSHVISILDPAWPDPQDFHNYGAHTRVLWRFDDVVNAIRGYSEPQRTHVEAILELGDTLQREPVTKLLIHCHAGVSRSTATAIILMTQRNPGREQEAFDELVRLRPRSWPNALMLRHADELLRREGALIAALRRHQAQIARHHPEFAELLVRCGRAHEIAALDDRW; translated from the coding sequence ATGAATACCGAGATCACGAATCCGCGCATCTCGCATCCGTTGCTGCCCTACTCGATCACCATTTGTGGCTTGTCCGAGTTGAGATTGCACGCGGATGCGGGGGTCAGCCATGTCATCTCGATCCTTGATCCGGCGTGGCCGGACCCGCAGGACTTCCACAACTATGGCGCACACACGCGGGTCCTCTGGCGGTTTGACGATGTTGTCAACGCGATCCGCGGCTACAGCGAACCGCAGCGGACGCACGTGGAGGCGATCCTTGAACTCGGCGACACGCTGCAGCGCGAGCCGGTAACCAAATTGCTGATTCACTGCCATGCGGGCGTCTCTCGCTCGACCGCGACCGCGATCATCCTCATGACACAGCGGAACCCGGGACGTGAACAGGAGGCTTTCGATGAGCTCGTTCGTCTACGTCCCCGAAGCTGGCCGAACGCCCTCATGCTGCGGCATGCCGACGAACTGCTGAGGCGCGAGGGAGCGCTGATCGCCGCGCTTCGCAGACATCAGGCGCAAATCGCCCGGCATCATCCCGAATTCGCCGAACTGCTCGTGCGATGTGGCCGCGCCCACGAGATCGCGGCGCTGGACGACCGCTGGTAG
- a CDS encoding adenosylhomocysteinase, with amino-acid sequence MTRIADCIVKDMALAEWGRKEIEIAETEMPGLMACRHEFGEQKPLAGARIAGSLHMTIQTAVLIETLQALGAEVRWASCNIFSTQDHAAAAIAARGTPVFAVKGETLEEYWDYADRIFHWPDGETANLILDDGGDATLYILLGARAEAGEVSLDDPHSEEEGCLYRQIRTRMAASPGWFANMRDTIRGVSEETTTGVARLYQLKAQGLLPFPAINVNDSVTKSKFDNKYGCRESLVDGIRRATDVMMAGKIAIVCGYGDVGKGSAQSLRGAGARVQVTEIDPICALQAVMDGFEVVTLDEAAPKADIVITATGNRDVVTLDHMRHFKDMTIVGNIGHFDNEIQVAALKNLRWTNVKPQVDLIEFPDGKRIILLSEGRLLNLGNATGHPSFVMSASFTNQVLAQIELWTKGAQYGKDVYVLPKHLDERVAVLHLEKLGVRLTQLRPEQAAYIGVPLTGPFKSEHYRY; translated from the coding sequence ATGACCCGTATTGCCGACTGTATCGTCAAGGACATGGCTCTGGCAGAATGGGGCCGCAAGGAAATCGAGATCGCTGAAACCGAGATGCCGGGCCTGATGGCGTGCCGGCACGAATTCGGCGAGCAGAAGCCCCTGGCGGGCGCGCGCATTGCCGGCTCCCTGCACATGACCATTCAGACGGCGGTCCTGATTGAAACGCTCCAGGCGTTGGGCGCCGAAGTTCGCTGGGCGTCGTGCAATATCTTTTCGACTCAGGATCACGCGGCGGCGGCGATCGCGGCACGCGGCACGCCGGTTTTCGCTGTCAAGGGCGAGACGCTGGAGGAATACTGGGATTACGCTGATCGTATCTTTCACTGGCCGGATGGCGAGACGGCAAACCTGATCCTCGACGACGGTGGGGACGCAACCTTGTACATTCTCCTCGGCGCCCGTGCCGAGGCTGGCGAAGTTTCTCTCGATGATCCGCATTCGGAGGAGGAGGGGTGCCTTTACCGCCAGATCCGCACGCGCATGGCCGCCTCGCCAGGCTGGTTCGCCAACATGAGAGACACCATCCGCGGCGTCAGCGAGGAAACAACAACCGGAGTCGCCCGCCTCTATCAGCTTAAGGCGCAAGGACTGCTGCCGTTTCCGGCGATCAATGTCAATGACTCGGTCACCAAGTCGAAGTTTGACAACAAGTACGGCTGCCGGGAAAGCCTGGTTGACGGGATCCGCAGAGCGACGGACGTAATGATGGCTGGAAAGATCGCCATCGTCTGTGGCTATGGTGATGTCGGGAAGGGCTCGGCGCAGTCGCTCCGTGGGGCTGGCGCCCGTGTGCAGGTAACGGAGATTGATCCGATCTGTGCGCTGCAGGCGGTGATGGACGGCTTCGAAGTCGTTACTCTCGATGAAGCCGCGCCAAAGGCCGACATCGTCATTACCGCGACCGGCAATCGCGACGTTGTCACCCTCGATCACATGCGCCACTTCAAGGACATGACCATCGTCGGCAACATTGGCCACTTCGATAACGAGATCCAGGTCGCGGCGCTGAAGAATCTTCGCTGGACCAACGTCAAACCCCAGGTCGACCTGATTGAGTTCCCGGACGGCAAGCGCATCATCCTGCTGTCCGAAGGCCGCCTGCTCAACCTTGGCAACGCCACAGGTCATCCGAGCTTCGTGATGTCTGCCAGTTTCACCAATCAGGTTCTCGCGCAGATCGAACTGTGGACCAAGGGCGCGCAGTACGGCAAGGATGTCTATGTGCTGCCGAAGCATCTCGATGAGCGGGTGGCCGTTCTTCATCTGGAAAAGCTCGGCGTGCGGCTGACGCAGCTTCGCCCGGAACAGGCGGCCTACATCGGTGTTCCGCTGACCGGCCCGTTCAAGTCCGAGCATTATCGTTACTAA
- a CDS encoding GlsB/YeaQ/YmgE family stress response membrane protein, whose translation MGILTWIVFGLLAGLVAKMIMPGKDPGGFIVTILVGVAGALIGGFIATSLGFGGVDGFNLGSFFVAVLGSLLLLFGYRMIRK comes from the coding sequence ATGGGAATACTGACTTGGATCGTGTTTGGCCTGCTGGCGGGACTCGTCGCAAAAATGATCATGCCGGGCAAGGACCCGGGTGGTTTCATTGTGACAATCTTGGTTGGCGTCGCCGGAGCGCTGATTGGCGGCTTCATCGCCACGTCACTTGGCTTTGGCGGCGTTGACGGATTCAATCTTGGCAGCTTTTTTGTCGCCGTGCTCGGCTCACTGCTGCTGCTGTTCGGCTACCGGATGATTCGCAAATAA
- a CDS encoding insulinase family protein, which yields MTGIRVSTLKNGLRVASDAMDSVETISVGVWIEAGSRYESSSISGISHFLEHMVFKGTRRRNARAIAEEIEAVGGHLNAHTSREYTAFYAKILKENLSLAIDIIADILQDATLDNGELGRERTVILQEIMQAQDTPDDIIFDRFQETAFPQQALGRPVLGSPDRIEAMTRDVLQGYMREHYGAPRMILSAAGRVDHDTLVALAEKAFDRLPHAVGAEREPARYRGGDYREERDLEQVHIVLGFEGLNYRDPDYYALSVLSTLLGGGMSSRLFQEAREKRGLVYSIYSFPSSYSDTGVFGIYAGTGEEEAEKLLPLVCEELGKLAKEIGEAEIDRARAQLRAGMLMSLESTSARCEQLARQLMVFGRSVPIAESVERIAAVDRSAVVRTAERILVSPPTLATIGPIKRLAAYSELTSWLAQPVTAALNG from the coding sequence ATGACGGGCATCCGCGTCTCGACCCTTAAGAACGGCCTTCGTGTCGCCAGCGATGCGATGGATTCGGTTGAAACGATCTCCGTTGGCGTTTGGATCGAGGCGGGCAGCCGCTATGAGTCGTCAAGCATCTCCGGCATCTCGCATTTTTTGGAACACATGGTGTTCAAGGGAACACGGCGGCGCAACGCCCGCGCCATTGCGGAAGAAATCGAGGCGGTCGGCGGCCATCTCAACGCGCATACATCGCGTGAGTACACGGCGTTCTACGCCAAGATCCTGAAAGAGAACCTATCGCTCGCCATCGATATCATCGCCGATATTCTGCAGGACGCAACGCTCGACAACGGCGAGCTTGGCCGAGAGCGGACGGTGATCTTGCAGGAGATCATGCAGGCGCAGGACACGCCCGACGATATTATCTTCGACCGCTTCCAGGAAACCGCCTTTCCCCAGCAGGCGCTCGGCCGGCCGGTGCTTGGCTCGCCCGACCGCATCGAAGCGATGACCCGCGACGTTCTGCAAGGCTATATGCGGGAGCATTATGGCGCGCCGCGGATGATCCTGTCGGCCGCCGGCCGGGTCGATCACGATACCTTGGTGGCGCTGGCGGAAAAGGCGTTCGATCGCCTACCGCATGCGGTCGGCGCCGAGCGTGAGCCCGCGCGTTATCGCGGCGGGGACTATCGCGAGGAACGCGACCTGGAGCAGGTGCACATTGTCCTTGGATTCGAGGGGCTTAATTATCGCGATCCCGATTATTACGCGCTGTCCGTACTGTCGACGCTGCTCGGCGGCGGGATGTCGTCGCGGCTGTTTCAGGAGGCTCGGGAGAAGCGAGGTCTCGTCTACAGCATCTACTCGTTTCCCTCCTCTTACAGCGATACGGGCGTGTTCGGGATCTATGCCGGCACCGGCGAGGAGGAGGCCGAAAAACTTCTCCCGCTTGTCTGCGAGGAACTCGGAAAACTTGCGAAGGAGATCGGCGAGGCCGAGATCGACCGGGCGCGGGCACAACTGCGGGCAGGGATGCTCATGTCGCTGGAGAGCACGTCGGCCCGTTGCGAACAGCTGGCACGGCAACTGATGGTTTTCGGGCGATCCGTTCCCATTGCGGAGAGTGTCGAACGAATTGCCGCAGTCGACCGCTCGGCTGTCGTGCGCACCGCGGAGCGAATTCTCGTCTCCCCGCCGACTCTCGCCACAATTGGTCCCATCAAGCGGCTTGCTGCGTATTCCGAACTGACCTCGTGGCTGGCTCAGCCAGTTACGGCCGCCCTAAACGGGTAA